The window TTCGAAGGATCACCGCGGCGCCTCGGTCTGTTCGATCATCTGTTCGACCAGGGTTTCGACGTCCTTGCCCTCGATCTCGGCGGCAGGGGAGAGGAGCAGGCGGTGGCGCAGCGTGGACGTGGCGAGCGCCTTCACATCATCGGGGATCACGTAATTGCGGCCCTGCAGCGCGGCCCGGGCGCGCGCGGCATTGGCGAGCAGCACGGCTGCGCGCGGCGATGCTCCGCTGGCGAGATCGGGATTGTCCCGCGTCGCGCGCACCAGTGAGACTGCATAGTCGATCACATCCTGCGCCAGAGTGACGCTTTTCACCGCTTCCTGCGCACCGGCGATATCCTGCGGTGAAGCAACTTGCGCAATGCCGAAATCGGCAGGCTTTTGCGGCCCGCTGCGCTCACCGAAGCGGTGGACGATGCGCGCCTCTTCCTCAGCGCTGGGATAGGGCACCAGCAGCTTGAACGCGAAGCGATCGAGCTGTGCTTCGGGAAGCGGATAGACACCCTGGTTTTCGATCGGGTTTTGCGTGGCAACGACCATGAACTGCTCGGACAGCGTGTGCGTCTCGCCATCCAGCGTCACCTTGCGCTCCTGCATCGCCTCAAGCAGGGCGGCCTGCGTCTTGGGCGGCGTACGGTTGATTTCATCGGCGAGCAGCAGCTCACAGAAAATGGGCCCGCGCGTCAGCGTGAACTGGCTG is drawn from Aurantiacibacter sp. MUD61 and contains these coding sequences:
- a CDS encoding AAA family ATPase, with protein sequence MSMTLEGTAQLAGTIRNEVSKAIVGMDDTIEHLLIALVAKGHVLMEGPPGTAKTFLANCFAAATGLDFGRIQFTPDLLPGDILGSNLFNFQTSQFTLTRGPIFCELLLADEINRTPPKTQAALLEAMQERKVTLDGETHTLSEQFMVVATQNPIENQGVYPLPEAQLDRFAFKLLVPYPSAEEEARIVHRFGERSGPQKPADFGIAQVASPQDIAGAQEAVKSVTLAQDVIDYAVSLVRATRDNPDLASGASPRAAVLLANAARARAALQGRNYVIPDDVKALATSTLRHRLLLSPAAEIEGKDVETLVEQMIEQTEAPR